CCCGGGTCACCCCGGCCCCGCCGATGGACAGCTCCCCGGTGATGCCGACCGGCACCGGTCGCTGCCAGCGGTCGAGCACCCGGACGACGGTGTTGGCGATCGGTCGCCCGATCGGCACGGCGGCGGCTGCGGTGTCCCCGGGCTCTCCGGCGGGCTGGGTGGTGGACCAGATGGTGGTCTCGGTCGGGCCGTACATGTTGACGATCCGGGCGTCGGTGGCGTCGGTCAACGCCGCCAGCAGCGCGCCGGGCAGGGCCTCCCCGCCCACCAGCAGGGTCCGCAGCCGGGCCAGCCCGGCCCGCCCGTGCGGGTGCTCGACCAGCAGCCGGGCCAGCGCCGGGGTGCACTGCAGGTGGGTCACCCCGTGCCGGGCGATCAGCGCGGGCACCGACTCGTCGGCCGGGTCGTCGGGGCCCTGGTCGCGGCCGGTCTGGGTCGGCTGTGCGCCGGTGACGAGCCGGCGTAGCCGGTCCAGGTGGGGCAGGGCCGCGAGCACCTCGTCCCGGTCCACACCGAAGTCGACCAGGCAGGCAATCTCGTCGACGCCGACGCCTACCAGCCGGTCGACCAGCGGCAGGCAGTCCTCGGGGGTGCCGAAGAGGCCGCTCTCGTGCACGTACCTGTCGAAGGCGTGGTCGAGGACGACGTCGATGTCGTCCGCGCTGACCGTGCCGGCGGCCACGTCCATCCCCATCCGCTGGGCGAGCGTACGGACCAGGTCCAGCGAACCCCGCAGGTACTCGATGAACGGCCCGCGTACGGTCCGCAGCACCCGGTCGTGGTCGTCGCCGACGAACGCGTGCAGCATCAGGGTGACGTGGCCGTCGGTGCCGGTGGCCTCCCGATGCGCGGCCCGGTACCCGGCGATCTTCTCGGCGAGCTGGTCGACGTCCTGGCCGAGCAGGTGGGTGAGCAGGTTCGCGCCGATCGCGCCGGCCTTGCGGAAGGTCTCCGGGCTGCCGGCCGCGGTGATCCAGACGGGCAGTTCCGGCTGCACCGGCCGGGGCCGGATCCGGACGTCGACCGGCGCGCCGGCACCGCCGGGCAGCCGGACCGAGCCCCCGCGCCACAGCTCACGCACCGCTTCGAGCTGCTCGACCATGACCGTACGCCGGTCGGCGTAGTTGTCCGGGGCGAAGACGAAGTCGTCGGCGTGCCAGCCCGACGCCACCGACAGCCCGACCCGGCCGTGCGACAGGTTGTCGATCACCGACCACTCCTCGGCGACCCGTACCGGGTGGTGCAGGGGCAGCACGACGCTGCCGGCCCGGATGGCGACCCGCTCGGTGACCATGCTCAGCGCCGAGGCGACGACCGCCGGGCTGGGATAGTTGCCGCCGAAGGCGTGGAAGTGCCGCTCCGGCACCCAGACCGCGCTGAACCCGTGCCGGTCGGCGAACCGCGCCCCGTCGAGCAGGAGCTGGTACCGGTCGCCGGGCAGCTCCGCGTCGCTGGCGAAGTAGAAGAGGCTGAACGCGGTGTCCGTGGGGGTACGCGGGGCGGGCCGGGCCGGCAGCACGTCGGCGGCCCGGCCACCGGCGACCACCACCCGCAGGCCCCGGGTGAGGGTCCAGAGCAGCTCCAGCACGGAGATGTCGAACGAGACACTGGTGACCGCGAGCCAGGTGCCGGGGCCGTCCTCGCCCCCGACCTCGATCTGCTGGTCCATGGCCAGGAAGAAGTTCAGCACCTGGGCGTGCTCCACGACCACGCCCTTGGGACGCCCGGTGGACCCGGAGGTGTAGATGACGTAGGCGGCGTCCCCGGCCAGCACGTCGTCGACGGCGGCGACCGGTTCCGCCCCGCCGTCGGCGTCCCGCTCCGGCCGGTCGTCGGCGTCCCGCTCGGGCCCGTCGTCGGCGGCAGCGTCGGCGAGGTCCACCAGGCGCGGGCCGGCCGGCAGCGGTCCCAGACACTCCCGACCGGCCTCGTCGACAAGCACCGCGACCGGTTCGGCGTCGTCGAGCATCAGCCGCAGCCGGGCGAGCGGGTACTCCGGGTCGAGCGGGACGTAGGCGGCCCCCGACCGCAGCACCGCCAGCAGCGCCACCACCAGCTCCGCCGAGCGGCCCGCGCAGATCCCGACCAGGGTGCCCGGCCGGGCACCGACGGCACGCAGCCGGGCCGCGAGCCGGTCGGCCCGCTCGGCGAGTTCCGCGTACGACAGCCGGGTGTCGCCGTGCACGACGGCCACCGCGTCCGGGGTACGCCGCACCTGCTCGGCGACGGCGTGGTGGATCAGCCGCGCCGGGCCCGGTGCCAGGTCGGTGGCCGTCCACTCGCCGAGGATCAGGTCCCGTTCCGCGCCGGTGAGCAGCTCCAGGCCGCTCAGCCGGGTGTCCGGGTCGGCGGTTACCTGACGCAGCACCTCCGTGAGATGGTCGAGCAGGCGGCTCATCCGGTCGTCGTCGAAGAGTTCGGTGGCGTACTCCAGCTCCAGGTCGATCCCGCCCTGGTCCGGAGCCTCGGCGGCGCTGATCGTGAGGTCGAACCGCGAGGTGCCGAGCGACACCGGCAGCTGGTCGACCCGGACGTCACCGAGGGCCAGCTGTCCGGCACCACCGTCGGCCAGGTAGAGCGCCACCTGGAACAGCGGGTTGCGGCTGGGGTCGCGGGCCGGCCGCAGCTCGTTCACCAGGTGGTCGAAGGGCAGGTCCTGGTGGTCGTGGGCGCCGAGAACCGCCTCGTTAACCCGGTCGAGCAGCTCGCCGAAGGTGGGGTCACCGGCGGTGGACATCCGCAGCACGACGGTGTTCGCGAAGAAGCCGAGCAGCGGCTCCACCTCGGAGCGCGTCCGACCGGAGAAGATCGACCCGACCGGCACGTCGAGCTGCCCGGTGTAGCGGCTCAGCAGGGCGGTGAACCCGGCGAGCAGGACCGGCAGCAGCCGGACCCCGGCCCGGTCGGCCAGCGCGGCGATCGACCGGTGCAGCTCCGCCGGGAGCCGCCGGCCCAGCACCGCACCGGCCCAGGTCGGCTCGGCCGGTCGGGGACGGTCGGTAGGCAGGTCCAGCACGGGCAGGCCGGCCAGGCGGTCCCGCCAGTAGGTGAGGTGCCGGGTGGCCCCGTCGCCGGCGAGCTGCCGCTGCTGCCAGGTCGCGTAGTCGGCGTACTGCACGGCCAGTGGGGCCAGGCCCGGAGTCCCGCCGGCACGGGAGGTGGCGTAGAACTCGCCGAGCTCGCGCACCAGCAGCCCGGTCGACCAGGCGTCGGTGGCGATGTGGTGCACGGCCAGCACGAGCACGTGGTCGTCGGGGTCGAGCCGGGCGACGGTGGCCCGGAACAGCGGCCCGGCCGCCAGGTCGAACGGTTGGGCGGCCAGCTCGGCGGCGAGTTCCCGGGCCCGCTGGTCGCGCTCCTGCGGCGGGATCCCCGGCAGGTCGTGCACCGGCAGGTCGAGCCGGTCCGGCGGCGGGTCGACGACCTGCCGCGGACCGGCCTCGGTGTGCACGTACCGGGTCCGCAGCACCTCGTGCCGGCCGACCACCCGGCGCAGCGCGTCGGCGAGCAGGTCCAGCTCGACCGCGCCGCGCAGCCGCAACGCGTACGGGATGTTGTAGAGCGGCAGTCCCGGTGCGAGCTGGTCCAGGAAGTACAACCGCTGCTGCGCGTACGACAGCGGAAGCGGCTCGTCCCGGCCGACCACCGGGATCGCACCGGCCACCGGGCGCCCGGCGCGGGCCGCCCGCAGTTGCTGGATCAGCTGGGCGCGCTGGGTGGGCGGCAGCGCCATAAGCCGGTCCCGCATGTCCGGTCGGTCGATCATCGGGCAGCCTCCGCAGGTGGGGCGTCACGGGAGCCGGGGACCGGGCCGAACAGGACACCGCCGGTAGAGTGGTTCGGGATGCTTCACGCCACTCTTCGCCCAGCCGGGCGAGCGGGCCAGTCAGGGATTACCCCGACCGGCGGAGGGAGCCGACGGTGAGCCTCGCCGAGCTGGGTTGGGACGACGAGCGCGACCGGGCCTTCGCCGCACTGCGCAACGCCGGCCGGACCCCCGCCCGGGTCGCCCGGGTGGACCGCGGCACCGCCCTGCTGTACGCCGCCGCCGGGCCGGTCCGGGCCCGGATCGTCGACGGTCGGCACCGGTCGGCCGCCCCGGCGGTGGTGACCGGTGACTGGGTGGCCCTGCGGGCCGGTGAACCGCCCACCGTCGACGTGCTGCTCGACCGGCGCGGCACGGTACGCCGGCCGGCCTCCGGAGGCGGGGTGCCCGACCAGGTGCTGGGCACCAACATCGACGTGCTGGCCGTGGTGGAGGCGCTGGATCCCGCGCCGGAGGCGCTCCGGGTGGGCCGGTTGCTCACGCTCGCCTGGCAGTCCGGTGCCGTACCGGTGCTGGTGTTGACCATGGCGGACCGGGTGGCGGATCCGGCGGCGGTGGCCCGGCAGTTGGCCGACGACGCACCCGGGGTGCCGGTGCACCCGGTCGACGCCACCGATCCGGCGCAGGTGGCGGTGCTGCGGCGGTACCTGTCCGGCGGGCGCACCCTGGGCCTGGTCGGCGCGCCGGGGGTCGGCAAGTCACTGCTGGCCGCCACCCTGGCGGCCACCGCCACGACCGACGGCCGGGCCGCGACAACCGACAGCCGGGCAACGCCGGACGACGACGGCCGGGCCGCGACGCCCGGCGGCGGTCGGGTGCTGGTCCGGGTGCCCTCGGGCGGCTGCGTGCTGGACACCCCCGGTCTGGCCGGCACCGGTCTGCTCGGGGCGGCCGAGGCGGTCGACCGCACCT
Above is a window of Micromonospora yangpuensis DNA encoding:
- a CDS encoding MupA/Atu3671 family FMN-dependent luciferase-like monooxygenase produces the protein MIDRPDMRDRLMALPPTQRAQLIQQLRAARAGRPVAGAIPVVGRDEPLPLSYAQQRLYFLDQLAPGLPLYNIPYALRLRGAVELDLLADALRRVVGRHEVLRTRYVHTEAGPRQVVDPPPDRLDLPVHDLPGIPPQERDQRARELAAELAAQPFDLAAGPLFRATVARLDPDDHVLVLAVHHIATDAWSTGLLVRELGEFYATSRAGGTPGLAPLAVQYADYATWQQRQLAGDGATRHLTYWRDRLAGLPVLDLPTDRPRPAEPTWAGAVLGRRLPAELHRSIAALADRAGVRLLPVLLAGFTALLSRYTGQLDVPVGSIFSGRTRSEVEPLLGFFANTVVLRMSTAGDPTFGELLDRVNEAVLGAHDHQDLPFDHLVNELRPARDPSRNPLFQVALYLADGGAGQLALGDVRVDQLPVSLGTSRFDLTISAAEAPDQGGIDLELEYATELFDDDRMSRLLDHLTEVLRQVTADPDTRLSGLELLTGAERDLILGEWTATDLAPGPARLIHHAVAEQVRRTPDAVAVVHGDTRLSYAELAERADRLAARLRAVGARPGTLVGICAGRSAELVVALLAVLRSGAAYVPLDPEYPLARLRLMLDDAEPVAVLVDEAGRECLGPLPAGPRLVDLADAAADDGPERDADDRPERDADGGAEPVAAVDDVLAGDAAYVIYTSGSTGRPKGVVVEHAQVLNFFLAMDQQIEVGGEDGPGTWLAVTSVSFDISVLELLWTLTRGLRVVVAGGRAADVLPARPAPRTPTDTAFSLFYFASDAELPGDRYQLLLDGARFADRHGFSAVWVPERHFHAFGGNYPSPAVVASALSMVTERVAIRAGSVVLPLHHPVRVAEEWSVIDNLSHGRVGLSVASGWHADDFVFAPDNYADRRTVMVEQLEAVRELWRGGSVRLPGGAGAPVDVRIRPRPVQPELPVWITAAGSPETFRKAGAIGANLLTHLLGQDVDQLAEKIAGYRAAHREATGTDGHVTLMLHAFVGDDHDRVLRTVRGPFIEYLRGSLDLVRTLAQRMGMDVAAGTVSADDIDVVLDHAFDRYVHESGLFGTPEDCLPLVDRLVGVGVDEIACLVDFGVDRDEVLAALPHLDRLRRLVTGAQPTQTGRDQGPDDPADESVPALIARHGVTHLQCTPALARLLVEHPHGRAGLARLRTLLVGGEALPGALLAALTDATDARIVNMYGPTETTIWSTTQPAGEPGDTAAAAVPIGRPIANTVVRVLDRWQRPVPVGITGELSIGGAGVTRGYHRRPALTAERYGPDAAGTGRLYRTGDLVRWRSDGRLEFHGRADHQVKVRGFRIELGEIEAALRAVPGVGNAAVVTRASAGGEARLVAYLVAAAGEPRPDTEDLRVALRAHLPEHMVPAAYEWLDALPLTPNNKVDTAALPEPGQAAPATPMLAPRNDVERTLAEVWCEVLELDQVSVLANFFELGGNSIVAIRVVDLVNRRGLGISVRLLFTHQSIAELARAVGGTAEENTGGPVPLHPGTGRPPVWFVHSSGGSSLAYLHLAGHLGADRPGYGIDAVGLTGTPPLTSVPEMAERYAALIRATTPQGPYHLVGWSTGGGLALAVAQRLRADGAEVGLLALLDAAPPPMLAEPPETAEVLALFAADFALSIGAQPPALEAAELRGRPEPEQFDVLLARLADAGLTAGMRPADVAARARVFLATVAAGAVWRPEPFAGPVDLLLATDGGDPQRFRTGWGALVTGGLREHRVAGDHYAMMGQPAAPALAATLRDLLTEREAGR
- the rsgA gene encoding GTPase RsgA; protein product: MSLAELGWDDERDRAFAALRNAGRTPARVARVDRGTALLYAAAGPVRARIVDGRHRSAAPAVVTGDWVALRAGEPPTVDVLLDRRGTVRRPASGGGVPDQVLGTNIDVLAVVEALDPAPEALRVGRLLTLAWQSGAVPVLVLTMADRVADPAAVARQLADDAPGVPVHPVDATDPAQVAVLRRYLSGGRTLGLVGAPGVGKSLLAATLAATATTDGRAATTDSRATPDDDGRAATPGGGRVLVRVPSGGCVLDTPGLAGTGLLGAAEAVDRTFADVVALAAECRFPDCAHLTEPGCAVLAAIDDGVLPAQRLANWQRLGREIDWETRPQEARIASAARWEQRRAQRRARG